In Micromonospora ferruginea, the sequence CGGACGGTCGACCCGCCGGCGAGGTGAGCATCGCCGACCTGATCCCGGTGTCGCTGCGGATGGGCGTGCTGCGGATCATCGTCGGCGAGGTGCGGTCCCGGGAGATCGTGCCGATGCTCCAGGCGATGACCACCAGCCGCGGGTCGATGTGCACCATCCACGCCCGCACCCCGGCGGGGGTGAGCGAACGGATCATCGAGCTGGCGCTCTCCCACGGCCGGGAGATGACCGTCGACCAGGCGCGGCGGATGGCCGGCAACGCGCTCGACCTGATCGTCTACGTCACGGTCGAGGACGAGACCGCGATCGGCGGCCGCAAGCACCGTTTCGTCTCGCACGTCGAGGAGGTCATCGGCGTCGGCGAGGGCAACCGGATCACCACCACCACGGTCTTCGGGCCGGGGCCGGACGGCCGGGCGGTCCCCCGCCACCTGCCCGAGCGGATCCGCGACCAGTTGCTGCGGGTCGGCTACGACGCCCGGTTGCTGACCCGGTTCGTGGAGGCCGGCATGGGCGCCTGGCGGCGTCCCCGGCACACCCGGCTGGGGCGGCGGCCGGACGGGGGCCGGGCATGACGCAGATCGAGCTGATCGCCCTGGTCTCCGGCGCGGCCTGCGTGGCCGGGCTGGTGCTGGCCGTGGTCGCGCTGGTCGGCACGCGCCGCCCGCCGAGGTCGACGCCGGGTGGCGCCGGGCCGGGCCTGGGCCGGCTCTGGACCGGCTCCGGGGCCGGGCAGGCCGACCAGCGGCGGCACCGGATCCTGCTCGGCGGCGCGGTGGTCGTCGGGGCGCTGGCGTTCCTGCTCACCGGGCTGCCGGTGGTGGGCCTGCTGGTGGCGCTCGCGGTGCCCGGGGTGCCGTGGCTGTTCGCGGTCGGCCGGGCCGAGCAGCGGGCCATCGCCCGGGTCGAGGCGGTCGGCGAGTGGACCCGGCGGCTCAAGGACATCTCCGCCACCGGGCAGGGGCTCCAGCAGGCCATCGTCGGCACCATCGCCACCGCGCCGGAGGAGATCCAGGAGGAGGTACGCACGCTCGCCGCCCGCCTCCAGGCCGGCTGGCTGGCCAAGTCGGCGCTGCTCGCGTTCGCCGACGAGATCGCCGACCCGGTCGCCGACCAGGTGGTCGCCGCGCTGATCCTGCACCTCACCGACCGGGGTGAGCGCCTCGGCGACGTGCTCGGCTCGATCGCCTCGGCCGCCTCGGCCGAGGTGACGACGCGGCGTGAGGTCGAGGCGAAGCGGACCCAGCCGCGCTTCGCGGTCCGCTTCCTCACCGGCATGACGCTGGCGACGCTGGCGTACGGGCTGGTGAACAGCGACTACATCCGTCCGTACGGGACGGTGACCGGGCAGCTCGTGATGGCGGTGCTCGGCGCGGCGTTCGTCGGGCTGCTGGTCTGGGTGCGGTCGATGAGCCAGCCGCCGCGCCCGGCGCGCTTCCTGCCGGCGCCCGACCTGCAGGAGGCGATCGCCTGATGATCATCAACTGGCAGCTCGTCATCGCCGTGCTGGGCGGATCCGCCGTCGGGCTCGGTCTCTTCCTCGTGGTCCGGGAGGCGCTGCCGGCCACCCCGGCGCTCGGGCCGGCGCTGCGCCGGCTGCACCAGCCGCCCGGCCAGGCCCCGGTGGCCGGCGCCGGGCCGGACTGGCTCGGCGGCTTCGCCCGCTGGCTGCGCCCGCCGACCCGGCAACTCGCCCTGCTCGACCGCACCCCCGAGCAGTACGCCCTGTCCGTGCTGCTCTCCGCGTTGATCGGCTTCGCCACCCCGGCGGTCGCCTCGGCCGTGCTCTTCGTCGGCGGAGTGGCCATGCCGGTGGCCGTACCGGTGCTGGCCAGCCTGGGTCTGGCACTGGTCGCCGGCCTGGTGGCGCACCGCTCGGTGCTGGCCAAGGCGGACGCGGCCCGGGACGAGTTCCGGGCGGCCGTCTGCACCTATCTCGACCTGGTGGCGTTGCAACTCTCCGCCGCACACGGCCCGGTGCAGTCGCTGGAACGCGCGGCGACGGTCTGCGACGGCTGGGTCTTCGACCGGATCCGGGAGGCGTTGCGGCTCGCCCAGCTCCAGATGCACTCGCCCTGGGACGAGTTGCAGGAGCTGGCCGACCGGATCGGCATCCCGGAGCTGGGCGACGTGGGCGCCATCATGCGCTCCTCCGGCAGCGAGGGCGCCCAGGTGCACGAGACGTTGCGGTCCCGCGCCGACTCGCTGCGCGACCAGATCCGCACCGACAACCTGGCCCGCGCCGAGGGGGTGACCAGCAAGTTGGACATTCCCGGCTCACTGCTGGTCTTCGTCCTGCTCGGCTTCGCCGTCTATCCGTTCATCGCCCGTCTGTGACACCCACCCCCGAGAAGGAGACGACCATGTACCTCTACACCTACCTGTACGCGGCGGTGAGCAACCGCCTCGCCGAGCTGCGCCGTGACGGCGAGCGCGGCGACAGCCCGGTGCCGACCGCGGTGATCATCTTCGGCCTGGTCGCGGTGGCCATGGCGGTCACCGGGCTCGCCCTGGCCCGGGCGAACAACTGGATGGAGGCCATCCCGAACAACACGCAGCCGAAGTGATGCCCCGCCCCGCCCGTACGCTCCGGAGCCGGCCGGCGCCCGCCGGCCGGCGCGCCGGTCCGCGCGGTCCGGGGCGGATCACCGCCACCCTGCGCGCCCGCCTCGACGCGGGCGGGCGCGAACGGGGCGCCAACCCGGTCGAGCTGGCCGTGATGATGCCGGTGATCCTGGTGCTGCTCTTCGGCTCGATCCAGGTCGGCGTCTGGTTCGTGGCCCGGTCCACCGCGCTGAACGCGGCGCAGACCGGGGTGAACGCGCAACGCACGTTCGACGCCGGGCCCGACGCCGGCCGGGACCGGGCGACGAGCTTCCTGCGCCGGTCCGGTGACTGGCTGGTCGGCTGGGACCGCACCGGACCGACCTGTGTGGAGACCGCCACCGACGTCACCTGCACGGTGCGCGGTCGCTCCCTGTCGGTCATCCCCGGCGTCGACTTCGAGGTCGTGCAGACCGCGCACGGCCCCGCCGAACGCTGGACGACGGGGTGAGGCCGGTGGCACGGGACCGGGGTTCCGTCTCGATCGAGGTGGCGGTGCTCGCCCCCGCCTTCATCGCGTTGATGGTGCTCGCCGGGGTGGCCGGCCGGACGGCCGTCGCCGACGAGGCGGTGGAGTCGGCCGCGCACGACGCCGCCCGTGCCGCCTCGATCGCCCGGACGGCCCGCGAGGGCGAGCAGGCGGCCGAGAAGGCGGCCCGCGACCAGCTCAGCTGGTCGGGCCTGCGCTGCACCGCCCCGCCGAGCCTGGACCTGTCCGGGTCGGTGGGCGGGAATCCGGCCACCTTCGCCGCCGCGTACCGCAGCGACCCGGGCGTGCCGGCGACCGTGACGGTCACCGTGACCTGCACGGTCTCCTTCGACGACCTGCGCGCGCCGGGGCTGCCCGGGGTGCCGGGCGGCAAGACCGTCTCGGCGCGGTTCACCTCGCCGCTGGACACCTACCGGAGCCGCGGATGACCGGGCGACGCGGCGCGGAGAGCGGCCGGGTGAGTCTCTTCCTGGCGGTGGCGATGACCGGCGTGCTCGGCATCGTCAGCCTCG encodes:
- a CDS encoding type II secretion system F family protein → MAASPAHPAGAAAGRGPGMTQIELIALVSGAACVAGLVLAVVALVGTRRPPRSTPGGAGPGLGRLWTGSGAGQADQRRHRILLGGAVVVGALAFLLTGLPVVGLLVALAVPGVPWLFAVGRAEQRAIARVEAVGEWTRRLKDISATGQGLQQAIVGTIATAPEEIQEEVRTLAARLQAGWLAKSALLAFADEIADPVADQVVAALILHLTDRGERLGDVLGSIASAASAEVTTRREVEAKRTQPRFAVRFLTGMTLATLAYGLVNSDYIRPYGTVTGQLVMAVLGAAFVGLLVWVRSMSQPPRPARFLPAPDLQEAIA
- a CDS encoding type II secretion system F family protein; protein product: MINWQLVIAVLGGSAVGLGLFLVVREALPATPALGPALRRLHQPPGQAPVAGAGPDWLGGFARWLRPPTRQLALLDRTPEQYALSVLLSALIGFATPAVASAVLFVGGVAMPVAVPVLASLGLALVAGLVAHRSVLAKADAARDEFRAAVCTYLDLVALQLSAAHGPVQSLERAATVCDGWVFDRIREALRLAQLQMHSPWDELQELADRIGIPELGDVGAIMRSSGSEGAQVHETLRSRADSLRDQIRTDNLARAEGVTSKLDIPGSLLVFVLLGFAVYPFIARL
- a CDS encoding TadE family protein, translating into MPRPARTLRSRPAPAGRRAGPRGPGRITATLRARLDAGGRERGANPVELAVMMPVILVLLFGSIQVGVWFVARSTALNAAQTGVNAQRTFDAGPDAGRDRATSFLRRSGDWLVGWDRTGPTCVETATDVTCTVRGRSLSVIPGVDFEVVQTAHGPAERWTTG
- a CDS encoding TadE/TadG family type IV pilus assembly protein; protein product: MARDRGSVSIEVAVLAPAFIALMVLAGVAGRTAVADEAVESAAHDAARAASIARTAREGEQAAEKAARDQLSWSGLRCTAPPSLDLSGSVGGNPATFAAAYRSDPGVPATVTVTVTCTVSFDDLRAPGLPGVPGGKTVSARFTSPLDTYRSRG